From Humibacter ginsenosidimutans, a single genomic window includes:
- a CDS encoding DUF4190 domain-containing protein: MSDQTPQYGSQQQPPAQPGYPQQPGYQQPGYPQQSPYQQPGYQQQYGQPVYQQTVVYTSYQPQPKGFSITSLVLGIASVLFGFTFLVPIGAVIFGIVGIRREPTAKGMSITGLILGAVMLVGWIILLVLWLSLAFWAVGAASVYGTTS; encoded by the coding sequence ATGAGCGATCAGACACCGCAGTACGGCTCGCAGCAGCAGCCTCCTGCGCAGCCCGGCTATCCGCAGCAGCCCGGGTATCAGCAGCCGGGTTACCCGCAGCAGTCCCCGTATCAGCAGCCGGGCTACCAACAGCAGTATGGGCAGCCGGTCTACCAGCAGACCGTCGTCTACACGTCGTACCAGCCCCAGCCGAAGGGCTTCAGCATCACATCGCTGGTGCTCGGCATCGCGTCGGTGCTCTTCGGGTTCACGTTCCTCGTGCCGATCGGCGCGGTGATCTTCGGCATCGTCGGCATCCGACGCGAGCCGACGGCCAAGGGCATGTCGATCACCGGACTGATCCTCGGCGCCGTGATGCTGGTCGGCTGGATCATCCTGCTCGTGCTCTGGCTGTCGCTCGCCTTCTGGGCGGTCGGGGCCGCGTCGGTCTACGGCACGACCAGCTGA